A stretch of DNA from Roseovarius sp. M141:
TGGTGCGGGCGTGACGGACCACACGTGCCCCGATCTTGATCAGCTTCAGTTGCAGGCTGGTCAACGACCAGTCGGCCATGGCCTCGGGCAGCTCGATGCAGCGCAAGAAGGTGGCCAGGTTGTACGCCAGGGCGTGCAGTTGCAGCCGCACCTCATTGTCGCGGAACTTCCGGCACGACAGCCGCGTCCAGCGAAAGGCGTATTTGCCCTCTTTGATGTGCTGCTCGGCGGTGCCGCGCTGGTTGTAGAACCGCACCACCCAGTCCGGCTCCATCGGCAGGTTGGTGACGATGAAGCCGACACGCGGGAACAGTTCGCCCGGATGCCATTCGATCTTGGCGATCACCCGGCGTTCCTTGTCCCAGGACGCCGCCTGATACTCGAATTCCTCGAAGAACCGCTTGACCTTGGTCAGTGACGGCCGCCCGACAGGGCGCGTTAGCCGATGCGCGATCTTGTCCTTGAGGACCGCGTTTGCGGGCAGCCGGATGGCGTAGAAGAACCGCGCTTCTTCCAATCGCTCATAGATCGCCGGGATCGCGTAGGCAGCATCGGCCCGGAAGAACCTGCCACCAAGGTCGCGCTCCGCGTAGCGCGCAATGACGGGGTCGAGAACATCACGCCAGCCATCGGCGCTGTGGACGTTGCCATGGCGCAGGGCGCAGCGTTCCAGCATCCCGAACTGGTTGAACAGAAAGTTGGGGTGATAGCAGCTACAGTCGAAATGGCCATTCCAGGCGGACCCTTCCTGGTCGCCATGGGTCGGGCTGACCGAGCTGTCCATGTCCAGAACGATGTACTTCAGCCCGTTACGGTCATGGAACCGGTCGATCCATTGCCCGTTCAGGTCGGCCAGCGCGGCACGGTTCCCGGCCAGAGCCAGCGTCTCGGTCTCGAACCGTCCCATCTGCGATGCCGAGGCCGCTTGTGCATCGACCGCTCTGCCGCCGACAACTTGGCGCATGACCGGATCGCAGGCGAGACGGTTGGCGTCGTTGACATCCTCGTATCCGGCCAGCCGCCCAAAGACTGATTGCCGGAACAGGCCGTCGAGCCGATGGACCGTGTTCTTGCCAGAGCGAGTATCGCGCAGCGCCGCTGACGCCAAATCGGACAACCCGAGCGCGTCATCAAGCTCGCGCATCACCAGAAGGCCGCCGTCGGAACTGAGCTGCGTGCCGCGAAATTCCAGCCGCACGCGAGGGTCGAAATCCACCCGATCTGCCCGTTGCAAGCCCGCACCCTCTGGGTGATCCATGAAACGCGCCCCTCGCAGCCTTCAACACCATGTTTTATATAGGAAATATAATGGTCAGGACAGCGAAATCAGCGCCTTACTTGGGAAATGTGGGTTATTAACTCTAAGCCCACAAAACCGCTTACATGCAGTCCTTGATCGTCTGCACGTCCGGTCCGTTCGGTGTCCGACCCAGATTGAACGGCGCGGATGCATCCCGCCACTGGGCGTAGTCGGCCAGATATTCCAGCATCGACACATAGACCTTGGCCGAGTTGGGGTTCTCGCAGGCGACCTCGACGATGACCTCGTTGGCCATTTCCTGCACCTTCGCCAGCGTCTCGTCGTCGTAGCGGTTGATCTCCACCGCTTCGTCGAACTTGGCGTAGGCCTCGGTCGCGCGCTTTTCGGTGAAGGCCAGCGACCACATCATCGTGGCATCGGCCGCGATCTGCAGTTTCTCGCGGGTCTCGTCGCTGAGCGCGTCCCACGATGCCTTGTTGATCATCACGCCGAATACCGACGCCGACTGGTGCCAGCCCGGTGTCGCCCAGTATTTCGTGACCTGCTGGAAGCCGCCCGACCAATCCACGTTGGGGGTGGAGAATTCGGCGCCGTCGATCACGCCGCGCTCCAGCGACTGATAGATTTCGCCGCCGGCCATCGACACCTGATTGCCGCCCAAACGCTCCAGCAGCTTGCCCTGCTCAAGACCCGACAGGCGCAGGCGCTTGCCTTGGAGGTCTTCGAGGTTGCGGATCGGCTCGT
This window harbors:
- a CDS encoding IS1380-like element IS1247 family transposase, whose translation is MDHPEGAGLQRADRVDFDPRVRLEFRGTQLSSDGGLLVMRELDDALGLSDLASAALRDTRSGKNTVHRLDGLFRQSVFGRLAGYEDVNDANRLACDPVMRQVVGGRAVDAQAASASQMGRFETETLALAGNRAALADLNGQWIDRFHDRNGLKYIVLDMDSSVSPTHGDQEGSAWNGHFDCSCYHPNFLFNQFGMLERCALRHGNVHSADGWRDVLDPVIARYAERDLGGRFFRADAAYAIPAIYERLEEARFFYAIRLPANAVLKDKIAHRLTRPVGRPSLTKVKRFFEEFEYQAASWDKERRVIAKIEWHPGELFPRVGFIVTNLPMEPDWVVRFYNQRGTAEQHIKEGKYAFRWTRLSCRKFRDNEVRLQLHALAYNLATFLRCIELPEAMADWSLTSLQLKLIKIGARVVRHARTITFQLAEVAVTGTMVRAILAAIRRLRAPPLCA
- the dctP gene encoding TRAP transporter substrate-binding protein DctP encodes the protein MTKLTILAAAAAAAAAAFAGQAMAQESWTMTTTWPSSLELIETDKHFVDLANKLTKGELTIEFFEGGSLVPSGEVFGAVESGTIQAGADWPGYWAGRDAAFSALATTPSLFNAVDYANWIQEWGGAEIYNEIYGNFGMVYLPYGLTNNESGFRTNEPIRNLEDLQGKRLRLSGLEQGKLLERLGGNQVSMAGGEIYQSLERGVIDGAEFSTPNVDWSGGFQQVTKYWATPGWHQSASVFGVMINKASWDALSDETREKLQIAADATMMWSLAFTEKRATEAYAKFDEAVEINRYDDETLAKVQEMANEVIVEVACENPNSAKVYVSMLEYLADYAQWRDASAPFNLGRTPNGPDVQTIKDCM